The Fibrobacter sp. UWB5 DNA segment TCGATGTTCCCTGCAACCAGTTCAAGGGCCAGACCCCCGGCACCGACGACGAAATCCACGAATTCTGCACGCTCCATTACGGCACCGAATTCCCGCAAATGAAAAAGTCCGACGTGAACGGCCCCAACGAACTGCCGCTCTACACCTATCTGAAATCGCAGAAAGGTTTCGAAGGTTTCGGCTTTGGCGTGAAGGCCGCCGCCATGGCGCTTTTGCTCAAGAGCATTGACAAGGACTACAAGAAAAATCCCGACATCAAGTGGAACTTCACCAAGTTCGTCGTGGACCGTGAAGGCAACGTGGTCGCACGCTTCGAACCCACCGCCGACATGGACGATGTGCGCGCCTGTGTAGAGAAGTTGCTCTAGGAGACACCATGGACTGCCCCCAGCTAAAACTCGAAAACCAGCTGTGCTTTCCGCTGTATGCCGCGTCCAAAGAGATCACGCGCCGCTACGCCCCGTACCTGGAACCGCTCGACCTCACGTACACGCAGTACATTGTGATGCTCGTGCTGTGGGAAGAAAAAAAATGCAACGTCTCGGAACTCGGCAAGAAACTGTTCCTCGATTCCGGCACGCTCACCCCGCTTTTGAAAAAGCTCGAAGCCAAGGGCTACATCCAGCGCACCCGCGAACAGAGCGACGAGCGCTGCCTTTCCGTAAGCCTCACCGCCGAAGGCGAATCGCTCAAGCGCCAAGCCGCAAGCGTCCCCAAGTCCATGGCCAGCTGCGTGAACCTCTCCGAGTCCGAAGCAAAGACCTTGTACACTCTGCTGTACAAGGTTTTGGAAGGGTTCAAGGAAGGGTGAGTTGTTTCTCAAATTCTCTAACAGGTTGTTGGAGTTTTTCGCTTTCTAATTCTCCAACGGCCCGTTGGAGTTTTTGCACAGCCTCTTTCTGCGTGTAGAAACAGTACCATTTCTTCATATACCACAGATTCGACACAGAAAATCCGTCTGCATCGGGAAATTCCCGCCGCAAATCCAAACTGAGTTGCTTCACGACTCCCGAACCCCAGCGCTCCTTAATCAGAATCAATATGGATATTGTGAGATTCAATCTTTCGATTTCTCATAAAAGACCTCTCTTTAATAACAATACAAAGGCAAAAATACGCAGATGCACAACGTATGTTGAGCCTTATATTTCTAGTTTTTATGGGATGCTCTTGCGGTGCTGCTTGTCGAGTTGTCGCAAAATTTGCGACAACTGTCCCCTGAATTCGAGGGGTTTAAATTAGGCGGGGAACATTTTCTTTTGAAGAGGCTTAATGAACTGTTTTCTCAATTCACGCTTGCTATGGAATATCAGTTGTTCCGATCTGGATAACTCGCCATGTTCGCATTTTAAATCAAGCAGTTCGAGAGTGCAAATCAAGTCCGCTACTTGGAACAATTTGTAGTCGATAGGTAAGACTTTTCTATACGAATAAGTCGATAGCTCCGTTGACATCGCAAAATTCAAGATACGGTTTAACTCCGTTTGCCCGTTATCATAATATAAAACAACGTCGTCAAATTTTTGGAAAAAAGCAAGATTGTCTCGAATGAACGAAGACAAAACCTTAGCCATTTGCCCTTCTAGCAAGAAGGCAT contains these protein-coding regions:
- a CDS encoding glutathione peroxidase; the encoded protein is MATIYDFTLTDGKGNQVPLANFKGKVMLIVNTATGCGFTPHYKPIEQMYSDFHDKGFEVIDVPCNQFKGQTPGTDDEIHEFCTLHYGTEFPQMKKSDVNGPNELPLYTYLKSQKGFEGFGFGVKAAAMALLLKSIDKDYKKNPDIKWNFTKFVVDREGNVVARFEPTADMDDVRACVEKLL
- a CDS encoding MarR family winged helix-turn-helix transcriptional regulator codes for the protein MDCPQLKLENQLCFPLYAASKEITRRYAPYLEPLDLTYTQYIVMLVLWEEKKCNVSELGKKLFLDSGTLTPLLKKLEAKGYIQRTREQSDERCLSVSLTAEGESLKRQAASVPKSMASCVNLSESEAKTLYTLLYKVLEGFKEG
- a CDS encoding DUF1016 N-terminal domain-containing protein, yielding MILIKERWGSGVVKQLSLDLRREFPDADGFSVSNLWYMKKWYCFYTQKEAVQKLQRAVGELESEKLQQPVREFEKQLTLP
- a CDS encoding DUF3800 domain-containing protein; protein product: MNNSLSIFVDESGDFGAYNHITPYYIITMILHDQSMDISEQVRNLDAKVRSLGYGEKFAIHTAPLIRREEIYANEPPNKRRALFASLFFFAMRCPIQYRTFVFEKKLFDDAFLLEGQMAKVLSSFIRDNLAFFQKFDDVVLYYDNGQTELNRILNFAMSTELSTYSYRKVLPIDYKLFQVADLICTLELLDLKCEHGELSRSEQLIFHSKRELRKQFIKPLQKKMFPA